From the genome of Perca fluviatilis chromosome 1, GENO_Pfluv_1.0, whole genome shotgun sequence, one region includes:
- the akap8l gene encoding A-kinase anchor protein 8-like — protein sequence MDGRSYGSGYSSWGGGGSGSRGSGGFDLYGGGYKDSMSGLGGYGGGGGHMKRGLSGASLLSSTGTHADAVIAKINQRLDMLTQLEGGMKGTRGDRYDHYESFDSRASALTSSRDLYRSGGGSYGYGDGREDNMLLSQRGGSGFGGGIGLGGGGGFDSPSSSYGVAKMRQNMRESFNSGHGGGSGGAGWPGAGRRSPRRGGSAGGRGAGGGFGSRRSDPTPLGGGGRGSGSGGQAHRGHSPGGGRGKLPSLLSNRMYPESGGFHQGSTQGPHDFPGRHFGGGPRAGRQRGRKRPLNKQVKPQRDVQKKRKQTLTAADEPESKMNKTESSGSEVTQEQAEKNGDDSEPKTADPETNPTADGDKASPKQEDKKSPQGKQTPTQSQDKHPKMRKRRGFLERVMFACSVCKFRSFYKEEMETHLDSRFHKDHFKFLSSQLSKPTTEFLQEYLQNKFQKTDQRVGQLENHSAAICQVYKEQDLTRDLGMEHFMRKVEAAHCAACDLFIPMQPHLIQKHIKSPDHNYNRKGMMEQSKRASLSVARSILNHKVIGKKLESYLKGENPFTGNQDDQDPEDSMVMDVSEMELTNETADNQTEAAAVKDEPVAEEETGQKAVEGDEEEEAAAAAEEEKMEEDLGMEGGEEEEEQGNQEDEGFEIGDEEGYVVHDEIGEEGLQGEEEEEEEEEEEEGVEAAEVEEEDKNDE from the exons ATGGACGGCAGGAGCTACGGATCTG GTTACTCCAGTTGGGGAGGTGGCGGGTCAGGCAGCAGAG GTTCTGGTGGCTTTGACCTGTATGGGGGAGGTTATAAAGACTCAATGTCTGGGCTTGGGGGCTatgggggaggaggaggccaCATGAAGAGAGGCCTCTCAGGAGCGTCCCTGCTCTCATCCACAGGCACACATGCAGATGCAGTAATTGCCAAGATTAACCAACGCCTGGACATGCTCACTCAGTTGGAGGGGGGGATGAAAGGGACCCGAGGTGACAG GTATGACCACTACGAGTCATTCGACTCGCGCGCCTCCGCTCTCACCTCCTCCCGAGATCTCTACAGATCTGGCGGCGGGAGCTATGGTTATGGCGATGGCCGTGAGGACAACATGCTGTTGAGTCAGCGAGGAGGCTCGGGCTTCGGAGGGGGAATTGGGctagggggaggaggaggcttTGACAGCCCCTCCTCTTCCTATGGAGTCGCTAAAATGCGACAGAATATGAGGGAGTCCTTCAACAGTGGCCATGGAGGAGGCTCTGGAGGTGCAGGATGGCCTGGAGCAGGCCGACGTTCCCCCAGAAGGGGTGGAAGTGCCGGGGGtcgaggagctggaggagggtTTGGAAGCCGCAGGTCTGACCCCACTCCATTAGGAGGAGGTGGGCGGGGCAGTGGCAGTGGTGGCCAGGCCCACCGCGGCCACTCTCCAGGAGGTGGTAGAGGCAAGCTCCCATCCCTCCTGTCCAACCGCATGTACCCTGAGAGTGGGGGCTTCCATCAGGGTTCCACTCAAGGGCCTCACGACTTTCCTGGGAGGCATTTTGGAGGGGGCCCACGGGCTGGCCGGCAGCGAGGCCGCAAGAGACCCCTCAACAAA CAGGTGAAGCCACAGCGTGATGTCCAGAAGAAGAGAAAGCAGACTCTTACTGCAGCCGATGAGCCAGAGTCGAAGATGAACAAGACTGAGAGTTCTGGGTCAGAAGTTACCCAAG AgcaagcagaaaaaaatgggGACGACAGCGAACCAAAAACAGCAGATCCG GAGACCAACCCAACTGCAGATGGAGATAAAG CTTCACCCAAACAGGAGGACAAGAAAAGTCCACAGGGCAAACAGACTCCGACCCAAAGTCAGGACAAGCACCCAaaaatgaggaagaggaggggctTCCTGGAAAG GGTGATGTTTGCCTGCTCTGTGTGCAAGTTCCGTTCATTCTACAAGGAGGAAATGGAAACTCATCTTGACAGCCGCTTTCACAAGGACCACTTTAAGTTCCTTTCCAGCCAACTGTCCAAGCCCACTACAGAGTTCCTACAG gaGTATTTGCAGAATAAGTTTCAGAAGACAGATCAGAGGGTTGGCCAGTTGGAAAACCACAGTGCTGCCATCTGCCAGGTGTACAAAGAGCAGGACCTCACCAGGG ATCTCGGTATGGAGCACTTCATGAGGAAGGTGGAAGCGGCTCACTGCGCAGCATGTGACCTTTTCATTCCAATGCAGCCACACCTGATACAGAAACACATCAAGTCACCTGACCATAACTACAACCGGAAG GGTATGATGGAGCAGTCCAAGAGGGCCAGCCTGTCAGTTGCTCGTAGCATCCTCAATCACAAAGTCATTGGCAAGAAGCTGGAGAGCTACCTCAAG GGTGAAAACCCGTTCACTGGTAACCAAGACGACCAGGATCCAGAAGACTCAATGGTGATGGACGTGTCTGAGATGGAGCTAACAAACGAGACGGCAGACAACCAGACGGAGGCAGCAGCAGTCAAGGATGAGCCGGTGGCCGAGGAGGAGACGGGCCAAAAGGCCGTCGAGggtgatgaagaagaagaagcagcagcagcagcagaggaggaaAAGATGGAGGAGGATCTAGGaatggagggaggggaggaggaggaggagcagggcaACCAGGAAGACGAAGGTTTTGAAATTGGAGATGAGGAGGGATATGTGGTGCACGATGAGATTGGCGAAGAGGGATTACAgggcgaggaggaggaggaggaagaagaagaggaggaggaaggagtagAGGCGGCAGAGGTAGAGGAGGAAGACAAGAACGATGAATGA